One window of Micromonas commoda chromosome 1, complete sequence genomic DNA carries:
- a CDS encoding hypothetical protein (putative uncharacterized protein): MVDAPSSPGVAPDPDALTDKLAGVMAVNSLSAESMLARFFTDDTLGAHLAAAYGKSGKGNPATLAARLVAQWKPRTRDACAGGGGAKKRKNEDDHVGEEAATEDGGGGGEGCVAKEDDDEEGREKTKVWKRDDDDDEREETRAPPPKKRFHHDRA; this comes from the coding sequence atggtcgACGCGCCATCGTCACCGGGAGTAGCACCGGATCCCGACGCGCTGACCGACAAGCTCGCGGGGGTCATGGCGGTCAACTCGCTGTCCGCGGAGTCGATGCTGGCGAGATTTTTCACGGATGACACGTTgggcgctcacctcgccgccgcgtacgggAAGAGCGGCAAGGGTaacccggcgacgctcgcggcgaggctcgtGGCGCAGTGGAAACCACGCACGCgtgacgcgtgcgcgggcggcggcggcgcgaagaaaCGGAAGAACGAGGATGATCACGTCGGGgaagaggcggcgacggaggatggcggcgggggcggcgaaggatgcgtagcgaaggaggacgacgacgaagagggAAGGGAAAAGACGAAGGTTTGGaagagggacgacgacgacgacgagagggaggagacgcgcgcgccgccgccgaaaaAGCGTTTCCATCACGACCGAGCCTAG
- a CDS encoding u-box domain/leucine-rich repeat protein (pfam 04564: U-box domain related to the Ring finger pfam00097 but lacks the zinc binding residues; pfam 00560: LRR_1 Leucine Rich Repeat (LRR) protein [Function unkown]) — translation MALVVKRDRGRPKGSKNKVKSASAPVPAVKRGRGRPKGSKNRKTPDADLVVEPDVLICPITRTMFRDPVVLFDSGHTYERSAILSHFCRNGAKDPLTRRALSSTKVTTNWAVRQIVQFWLDKHPGVMPDGWEIREVLEPSKDDGTRRIDEGGDVGVLRTWRAMCPALQEVWPEDEQPQDWEGVTMENNGRVVELELEDVGLTGAVPAELGRLSALRKLSLSRNRLTSVPAEIGQLTSLVKLYLHDNRLTSVPAEIGQLTSLEGLWLRHNQLTSLPAEIGQLTALRVLLLYGNQLTSVPAEIGQLTSLTELHLADNQLTSVPAEIGQLTSLERLGLRDNQLTSVPAEIGQLTSLERLYLGGNRLTSVPAEIGQLTELKELNLEGNQLTSVPAEIGQLTSLERLYLGHNQLTSVPAVIRERNPSILYW, via the coding sequence ATGGCACTGGTCGTCAAGCGCGACAGGGGCCGACCCAAGGGCAGCAAGAACAAGGTCAAGAGTGCATCGGCGCCGGTTCCCGCTGTCAAGCGCGGCAGGGGCCGACCCAAGGGGAGCAAAAACAGGAAGACCCCCGACGCAGATCTCGTTGTGGAGCCCGATGTGCTCATATGCCCCATCACGCGAACCATGTTCCGCGACCCGGTGGTGCTTTTCGATTCGGGGCACACATACGAGAGGAGCGCCATTTTGTCGCACTTCTGCCGCAACGGGGCCAAGGATCCgctcacgcgtcgcgccttgAGCAGCACGAAGGTGACGACGAACTGGGCGGTGAGACAGATTGTTCAGTTTTGGCTGGACAAGCACCCTGGCGTGATGCCCGACGGGTGGGAGATTCGCGAGGTTCTGGAGCCGTCGAAGGATGACGGAACGCGCAGGATCGATGAGGGGGGTGACGTCGGAGTGCTCCGGACATGGCGTGCGATGTGCCCTGCACTGCAGGAGGTGTGGCCGGAGGACGAGCAACCGCAGGACTGGGAAGGGGTGACGATGGAAAACAACGGCCGGGTGGTGGAGCTTGAGTTGGAAGACGTTGGCCTGACGGGCGCAGTGCCGGCTGAGCTTGGGCGCCTGAGCGCGTTGAGGAAGTTGAGCCTCAGCCGcaatcggctgacgagcgtgccggctgagatcgggcagctcacgtcgctggtgaAGTTGTACCTCCACGAcaatcggctgacgagcgtgccggcggagatcgggcagctcacgtcgctggagggGTTGTGGCTCCGGcacaatcagctgacgagcttgccggcggagatcggacAGCTCACGGCGCTGAGGGTGTTGTTGCTCtacggcaatcagctgacgagcgtgccggcggagatcgggcagctcacatCGCTGACCGAGTTGCACCTCGCCGACAATCAgttgacgagcgtgccggcggagatcgggcagctcacgtctCTGGAGAGGTTGGGCCTCAGAGACaaccagctgacgagcgtgccggcggagatcgggcagctaacgtcgctggagaggttgtacctcggcggcaatcggctgacgagcgtgccggcggagattgggcaGCTCACTGAGCTGAAGGAGTTGAACCTCGAgggcaatcagctgacgagcgtgccggcggagatcgggcagctcacgtcgctggagagGTTGTACCTCGGCCACAATCAGTTGACGAGTGTGCCGGCTGTGATACGCGAGAGAAATCCATCGATTTTATACTGGTAA
- a CDS encoding predicted protein produces the protein MALCSPLRGVKSDALSGHRSDFQGEEEVFVARASSSRLDAFLADQISGVSRSRIVESIKSGVVVVNGNVTTKPSHKLDIGDRVICGEIVASPPTEVAPENIPLDVVFEDDHLVVVNKPPGMVVHPSAGHAGGSLVNALLFHCNERSNRGDDASKMIDVPRLGVVHRIDKGTSGLLVMAKDAAAQAGLQTQFANRSVRRRYLAIVLGTPARESGRIDAPIGRDPADRLKMAIVRGATGRQAISNFGVRARLVRGNASLVEWQLETGRTHQIRVHAREMGHPIVGDEAYGGGGSAAAEFLRRDGAMSAAAAREIVAKCARPMLHARSLGFRHPVTGEEISFAVEPPPDFVDAFTELSKY, from the exons ATGGCGCTTTGCTcgccgctccgcggcgtcaaA AGCGACGCGCTCTCTGGGCATCGGTCGGATTTCCAGGGTGAGGAGGAGGTtttcgtcgcgcgcgcgtcttcgtcgaggctcgacgccttcctcgcggacCAAATATCAGGAGTGAGTCGAAGTCGAATCGTCGAGAGCATCAagagcggcgtcgtcgtcgtcaacggTAACGTCACGACCAAGCCTTCGCACAAGCTCGACATCGGGGACAGGGTGATTTGCGGggagatcgtcgcgtcgccacccACAGAGGTCGCCCCCGAGAACATCCCGCTGGACGTCGTGTTCGAGGAcgaccacctcgtcgtcgtcaacaAACCACCGGGCATGGTGGTGCATCCATCCGCGGGACACGCGGGCGGAAGCCTGGTGAACGCCCTCCTGTTCCACTGCAACGAGAGGTCAAACCGAGGAGACGACGCCTCGAAGATGATCGACGTCCCACGACTCGGAGTCGTGCACCGAATCGACAAGGGCACCTCCGGACTGCTGGTGATGgccaaggacgccgccgcgcaggctggCCTGCAGACGCAGTTCGCGAATAGGTCCGTCAGGCGACGGTATCTCGCCATCGTCTTGGGGACTCCCGCACGGGAGAGCGGTCGGATCGACGCGCCAATCGGCCGAGACCCGGCGGATCGGTTAAAAATGGCaatcgtccgcggcgcgacgggacgaCAGGCGATCAGTAActtcggcgtccgcgctcgactCGTGCGCGGtaacgcgtcgctcgtggaGTGGCAGCTCGAGACGGGGCGGACGCACCAGATTCGCGTGCACGCGCGGGAGATGGGACATCCCATCGTCGGAGACGAAGCCTACGGGGGG GgcggatcggcggcggcggagtttCTGCGACGAGACGGGGCGAtgtcggcggctgcggcgagaGAAATCGTCGCAAAGTGCGCGCGGCCGATGCTGCACGCGCGGTCGCTGGGTTTCCGGCATCCGGTCACCGGCGAGGAGATCAGTTTCGCGGTCGAACCGCCGCCCGATTTCGTCGACGCCTTCACCGAGTTGTCGAAATATTAG